The Seriola aureovittata isolate HTS-2021-v1 ecotype China chromosome 16, ASM2101889v1, whole genome shotgun sequence genomic interval TGGGTTTATCAGACAGCAGCAACACGgttcaagagaaaaaaagtaaaaggaaccgtttttgggacattttgggaaatgcgaGTTTGATGAGAAGGTCAATGCCTCTCTCATGTCGGGATGGTAAATTTGAACCTACAGTCAACAGTCAGTTATCttagctcagcataaagacaggaaacaggagaaaaacagctagtctggctctgtccaaaggtagaAAAATCAGTCTATCAACACCTGTAAAGCTTACGTGTTGTATCTAATTTGTTTAATCGATACAAAAAGTCAAGTGTTTGGCTGTAGCATCATATCTACCGTACGGGTGCGAGGTGTCAGTCAATCGTCTCATCAAACTCTCTACATGAAACCAAATAagaacatttctgaaaacactTAATCAACAGAGAGTACAAGGAAAACACATCTTGACAACACTGTTTGATTTTCAAGTGATCTCTGTGAATATAAATGAGTTCATGTCCTTAAGAGAAGACTCTCTATGTCTGAGGATAATACACAGTGGTTGTAGAGGCAGAGTTTCACACACGGTGGAAGTTAAAAGCTTATAAAACTGCAAAgtgtgcatctttgtgtgtgtatctgtgtgtgtgtgtgtgtgtgtgtgtgtgtgtgtgtatctgtgtgtgtgtgtttgtgtctgtgtgttgtgtggggTGTTGTTCTACACCAGCCACTTCTCCATACACATGTGGAACACGGTCTCATTCGAGTGCCACATGACATGTTCGACGCCGGGAACAGAGCAGACGATCAGATCCCCGCGAGCCGCCAGCGTCTTCAAACCGAAAACATCTCTCAAGTACAACTGCAGCGAGAGAAAGCAGCATGAGTTTGTGCTCAGTTTAGCTACTGCAGGGCtaacacataataataataataataatgccaTAATAATATCAAGTAAATATTAACAGTGCAACATGTAATCGCTCCTGTTGTTATTCTTTATCTTCCTTCTCTACAatcatgctgtttgtttcctaCAGTTTTTGAGGAGGAAGTACAATGTAGTGCTGTAACTAATTATAGCTACAACTTGATAATATTTTTAGCCtatatatgtttacattttggctAATTAGCACCTTTGAAAGTATGCCGAATTAGATTTAGCAGTTCCTTATAGCAGGTCCTGATGGCAGTGCACCCATGGGTGTACAGACTAGTATCACTGGACTGAATGTGTGCTTGTGGATGACACAACAAATAACCAACCTCAGGTGAAAAATAACCCCAAATAATACCACTATTAGTAAGAATTACAGAGGGCGCTGAGACAGACTAAAAGAAGTGTTGTGGCCTATATGTGCGTCGGTTGCATGATTTGCACTCACATCTTGCTGCTGCATCTCAACAACAGTCTCGTTGTCGTCATAAAATCCGAACTGACTGTAAAACATAACAGAGGGATATAATGTGTGAGCATCACATGAGAGTCATCAGATCGTCCACGGTCAGTAAAAgcaatgtgtgaaatgaaaacagaaagtgttcttgggaaaaaaacagactctGTAGAAGCCAGTACAGCAGTTCAATCAGAGTGCATGAATCAAAGCCGACTGGAAAAATAAATCccccagctgcagcagagacgaGACTGTAATGTCaacaacacaagtgtttttgGATTTCATCAGGAGTATGAAGTGTTTGAGTAATATTCAATGAAATTAATTAACCCTGGTTTCTTAGAGGCATTTTAGCAACACGATCAGATTAATGCAACTGTCAACTTCAAGTCTACGTTAGAGAAACTGTACATGGATGAACTCACCTCGACTGCCAGGGAGTGATGACTCCATCGTCTGGTCCGCCGATCAACACCAACTTTTTGATCTTGAGGAAGTTTTTCTTCCACTCTTGAGattgagaaataaaacacactgaataaTGATATACTCATTATACACATTATAATTACATATCCGCCATTTGAATGAAGTAATGAAGTTTCTATGGTCCCCACTCTCCTTCAGAGCTCTGGACTTTTGGTTGAGGACAACTGTAAATCAGCACTTGGCTTTATGTCGCACATTGTCACATCACTTTACAATACACCTGCACCATGTCCTTGATTATATATTATCAGTATTATTTTTACTATGAGTGTATCATTATAAGAAGTACTAACATATCTAacactattttattttacattgagTATACAGTGTATGACTTATTATCTATAtctactatattattattagtgttttTTTGGTGTTATCATGTTATATCATGGTATAGTCTTCcgtttatattatatatacttcATGGGACTGTATTATTACTGTCTAATGTGTGTATATTGCATATAACATTatataccttattatattattatgcaTATTTTAGAAGATTATTCAGCACTTTGGTTTTCTGAGGACCTGCTCATCGCAAAAGTTTTTTGTAGCTGGAGCACATGAAGCTGTGGGGTGCTGTTATTTGGATTATTGCTTGAAACAACAACCTTCTCCTGCTTGTTGATCATTCTTTTCAGGAGTCACAAGGGCCCCAATTGGTCACAATTGTTTCACGCACGCCTGACAGTTACATACGTTAAACTTATGGATGAGCTTCACACCATTAAGAATGTGCTGACCTGTTGAATTTGGATTGGGTCTCTCACTGTTGAGCAGAGCCAAATAATCACTGCTGTTCACGTACAGGTCTCTGTGGTGGGGgtctggaggagaaggaggagaaggaggaggaggaggaggaggaggaggaggaggaggaggagagaggacaaaCAACCAGTATGTCAAAACACTTGAGCAACCTGAGGGTTAGGGTCTAATGTCTTTGAATCTGaagaaaacagcacagtgaATATCTAATTCTCAGAAAGCTATAGTGGATTCTCACCATTCCAGTAGTTGCAGATGGATATCCTCTGCCCTATTGAGGTGTAGCAGAGGTGGTAGAGGTTGGACTTCACAAACTGAGGGAAGAGGTACCTTAAGTAGTCTGTgtctgagaggaaacaagagacGAGCAGCAGAGTTAGAGCTGGAGAGAAGAAACCGGCCCTTAACATGTTAAACCTTTCGAGAACTGATTTCTTGTCTCCCTGGAACAAGCAGAGACAAGTTGACACATCATCACCTTTTACAATGATATGGCAAACTTGTTgattatttacacatccagcagttatggagcaacattatttgtcatttggagtcgtgtttgtgTCCAGTCTGATGAATTTAAGGACAATATTCACTCtattttagctctgtttgtGGTCTCCTTGACACAttgttatcattaaaaaaaaaaaaagaaaaaaaaaaagataatagcCAATTCAAACATGATCATGAGCTCAGCTTTTGAAGTTGAACCCACCTCCATATTGCCCGGCCTGAGGCgaggacagagagatgaaggagtGCACGTTGTGGTCAGACAGCGTGGAGAGGATTCCTCTGCAAACCAGCCcacctgtaaaaacaaacacaaagaatttTTCCCATCAGTCTTCCAGGGCTCGGAGTTCTACACGCACAGTattataattcaaataaaaggCCCAAGACAAATAGATAGATCGCTGTGTTTCACTGCAAAGTAAAACTGTAACTTATTGCTCTGTGCGTACGACAGTGAAGTCTTTGAATCTTcgtgtgtatgtttctgttaGATTGACGTAACAAtcacataaaacagagaaaaacacaaaatcctcACAATATAGGAGGTGAAATTAGAagatgtttttgccatttttgcttaaaaaatgacttaaaaagtAGCTGCCaatagatttttgtttaatCGACAAGACAAGTTGCTTCAGCCCTAATTTTATTTACTGCACGCAttgttttaacattaacattccTGGAAATACACTTTAATTAGacttttactgtaacatgacCATTTCTCTATAAGAATGAGAAAAATTTACTGTCAGTGTATAAGTGCAGATATTTCTTCCCCTGGTTTTTACAAACTAGAAACATTTGGCGGTTTGAATTACAAGCTGCTGGCTGGGAATTTCCAACCCCTGACTCAAGCAGAAATCCCAGGTGTAATAAAAAATCTGTccatcaaataaaacaacaaacattgaGAAATGTTCTTTTAATATAGGAGTGGCGCATTTAcagtttacagaaaaaaaagtgtcactCTGAGATGAGTTTTTGCAAGAAGGACATTGTAACTACATCACATAGCAAGACTGTTGTATAATCTTAAACAAATACCACATTTACGTCTCTattttgcctttaaaaaaatgcaCTCACAGACCTTGAGAGTAGCAGATAAAGTGGACCCCGTCTGCTGCATTTTGCATTATTGGGTAAATAGCCGCTTTGAATCCCTCCACCTGCTTCCACATGGGCTGCAGGCTGGCACTCCTGTCAAACAAGTCGATGACCGTCACATTTGTTCCAGGATGAGACTGCAGGAGAGAGCAGGGGatagtttcatttcattgagCTTGTAGGGAGTGTGCCAGTGATTCCTCATAAAGTCTTTAACAGCTACAAGAATCAACACGCTAACctcagcattaaaaaaaaaaaaaaaaaaaaaacagcagaccACATAGCTAAATGCTTGCCTTATCAAAGATCCTTGGGGATGTTTGGCTTCTAAGTGATCAGGATGTGCTTTAAATATTGATGACTCATTAGGCGGTTTGGTAAGAAGGCAGAGGCGCAAGCTAATtgaaacagagagagcgagcaaaTTTCCGGTTGTAATTGTCTCAGGATAGAACTTTCTAACGCTGCAGACGTGAAAATGAGGAACTAAACCTTGGTTTAACCTTATCAACCTCGCCAGACTCCCCACAAAAACCTCCCTATTCAAATCATCACCACATCACCAGCCACCAAGATAAGGATGTTTGGGAGATTTGGAGGATTTAAACGGATAAGCAGGAAAAGGCACTATTCTCACCATGCTATTTTAACTCTTCATTATAACTGCAAATACTGACATCTTTCCTGCACACAGCGTAATTCTCACAATTATATTGCACCGAAGAGTACAGATCCAAGATAAATTGCCCATTTCCATATACACAGAATATTAAAGTGCAATCTACAGgttatattaaacaaaaattatatatttaaaccCCTATAATCACACCTTTAAGTGCATGGAATAACATTATAGTACTAATCATTCACTGTGATGCAGTGGTGAGAGAAGTACTCAGATATTTTACTAGTAAAAGTGGCAACTCATTGTAGAAATACAGTACAGAAAGTCCTGACTCccacattcaaaattttactgaAATACAAAAGTATAAGCATCAAAATTTACTTAAAAATACCTAAAGTTAAAGTCCTCCTTATGCAGAATGGTCAATTTCAGAATAATGTAAGTAATACTATTGGGTAATAattcatgtttacatcactttaatgttgcagctggtttATGTGGAGCTAAATTTAATTTCTGTACACTGCTGGGAAGTGGAGttgcaacaattagttgattaatcgattactTGATCAATAGAAAAGTAATGTGGAAATATTTTGACCATCTATTAATTGTCAAAGTAATTTTTTATGCAAAAATTGTAAATATAGTCTCGCAGATATAaagatttcctgctttttctgttttatatcatattaAGCTGAATATCTTTGCATTTTGGACTGTTTCCCAGAGACTAAACAAGATATCTGAAGACATTACAAGACAATCTACTGACTCTACCGTTATGATAAAGGCTGTCTAATGTAAAAAAGTACACACTGCACCTTGTGAAAACGTGGTGATATAAGCGGTAAGGCCTGCTTTATGTACTCTAATGTCAACCCCCTAGAAAATGCAGTTTGTATACATTTCTGTGTACCATAATAACCCCTggatcacaaacacacactgacaaacttCCTGTTTATTCTGTCCACTCACCTCGTTGATGAAACGCTGTAAATTTTTAAAATCCCCTGAGCTGTCGAACAAACCGTGAACGATGATCACCGGCTTGTACCCGACCACTGCAGCCCAGAGACACGCACCGAGCAGCGGGAACAGCAGCCCGGCCGCCCCGCTGTTCCTCCTCTGGCTTGATATGGCAGAATGGGAGCCCTTCATTATAACTcgaaataacaacaataaaaaaaaaaaaaacacacaaataaaaccgTGAAGGTgaactacataaaaaaaaaacaataggtaaaataaaataaaaatataaaatccgGATGTTGGGCTAATGCTGTGCTATCATCTTCAGCTCCATTTCTTTTCCCAGCGGCGGTACATATGAGCTGGAGTCTACTCGTCCtgtttcatacacaaacacactctgtacTCTGTGTTTATTACTTAATAACACGTGAACTCAAACCGCCGACCAGCTGCTCAGCTCTGCTtatgttgcttttgtttgttcCGGTTTTAAACTAAAGGTGAGCGACGTCATTTCCTGTCCCCGCTCGTCCAATCAGCGTGAAGCCGTTAcctgactgtgtttttatttagtaGTCAATTTTAGTCATatctgtgtgaaatgttgttgtaAAATAATGTCAGACAGCTGTGGTCTTTTAAATCTGCGCTGAACTACAGTCAGAGGTTTACTCCGCATCATTTATGTTAGCATAATTTGATTCGTTGCAAATTTGCTAGAAATGTGTGCCACATTAATAAAGTAACAGCTACAGCtactgtgcaaaggttttaggCACTGTAAGTAAAGTGAGCatcctttcaaaataataccacaaatagtttttatttatacaaagtgcagtaaagagagaaaaaaaaaactaaatcaaatttGGTGTGACCCACCCTTTGCATTTCAAACAACACAATAATTTCTGCTACTTCCACACAGGTTTTCAAGCTACTCTGCAGGTAGGTTGTTGTAAGCATCGCAGAGAACTTGGcacagttcttctgtggatttagactcagtgtcttctgtctcctcttgtaatcccagactgactccatgatgttgagatcaggcCTCTGTGGGGGCCGGACCATCTGTTTCAGGACTCTTTATTCTTATTGCTGAAGATAGTTCTCTATGACTCTGATTGTATGTTTATGGTCGTTGTCTCgctgcagaatgaatgaatagacAGAGTGTGTGCCTGAAActttttgcacagtactgtttgttgtttcctccATCCTCTGTCTTGTAGAGGGACTCTGTggcaaaatctgtttttaagaTCTTCATTGTTTCGGTCCGTGTTTTAACAAATTGCTTCTATTTGCTTCATTTTCTAAGTGAAAATTTCCATTATCAATACCATGactattattttctttaataacagATTGACTGGCCAGTGTGTAAGATGTCAAAATAGAGAAACATGCCATCCTTATTCCCTGAAGCGCAAGTTGACATATTCAaattgctttttatttctgatCAACCGTGAAAACTACCCCCGGGGTAGTTGCCTGTTTTGCCCTGGTTCCTGTTTTTAGAGATGACTGTGCATAATATCTCATGGATTAGTACATGGTGGAAATAACTCAGTGATGTCTGCAGGCTATAACCATAACAAAGGCACAAAACACACTCAACTCTGAGGTGTTTGTACTTCAGCTTTCCTAATCACTGCtatattctctctttttctcacacacacacacacacacacacacacacacacacacacacacacacacacacacacacacacacacacacacacacacacacacacacacacacacacacacacacacacacacacacacacacaaagcatttAAATGGGGAATCATGTGATAAAAGGCTTTATTAACCAGTCCTGCAGGCTGAGAGCAGAACACCACGCCCCACTGAAGGGGCCAAAGCCTCTTCACACTCAATTCAACATTCAGTAAATACAACAGAAGATCAGGTCATTCAAGCTCAGAGAGGAACAACCTGTCATTTCTCTGCGCTGTCACCAATAACGACCAGCTTTCTGGCCTTTGGTCCTTTTCAAACAGACTCGTCAACCTGCAAAATCACAGGGAACGCAAGACACGAAACGTAGTGTATTCTCTGTGGAGGTGACTAGACAGGCTTCATCTCATGACTTGCAAATGGAGTGCAGTCGCTTTCAACATGTACGCTTTGGCTTGTTTCCGATTAATGCTGGAGTGTCGGGTTGgctttaacttttgttttgctttcatcACTGATATGATACGAGACGAGCGCAACCACTGTAGCAGCTATCACGCAGCCTACTTGCTCTGCTCTTGCTAGAAAGAGATTTATTGCTTcattaaaagctttttaaaaaaaaaaaaaaagcatcagaaGCACCTCAGAGACACTGCCTTCTGACTCGCTCAGAATTAAGTGGcatcagagtaaaaaaaaaagcctcgcCAAGACgtcaaaatgaaagaaaatacaatgtCTTTTTCTCGGTTGCATACGAGTGGGTTGATCCTGTTGGACATGCCGTGGGAGCAGCTCTACACGGtaggctgcagcagctcctgtaGCTGACACAAGGTGTCCTTCAGGGTGCCGGCTAATGTTTCTGCGTGAGTCTCCTCGCAGCAGTTGAAGGCGGTGATGGAAAAGTGGACGTGGTCTGCCTGGGGGTTGTAACAAATGGCGTAACCGTCGGGAACGAGAGGCCCGAAACACATCACGCTGTCCGTGTTGGCAGGCACCTGAGGGGACGATAG includes:
- the ppt2b gene encoding lysosomal thioesterase PPT2 yields the protein MKGSHSAISSQRRNSGAAGLLFPLLGACLWAAVVGYKPVIIVHGLFDSSGDFKNLQRFINESHPGTNVTVIDLFDRSASLQPMWKQVEGFKAAIYPIMQNAADGVHFICYSQGGLVCRGILSTLSDHNVHSFISLSSPQAGQYGDTDYLRYLFPQFVKSNLYHLCYTSIGQRISICNYWNDPHHRDLYVNSSDYLALLNSERPNPNSTEWKKNFLKIKKLVLIGGPDDGVITPWQSSQFGFYDDNETVVEMQQQDLYLRDVFGLKTLAARGDLIVCSVPGVEHVMWHSNETVFHMCMEKWLV